CTTCCTGCTGGCGCCGTTACTCATTCTGATGATGCCGCTGGTGTGGCTGTTAAACGGCGTGACGCGCGTGCTGATGCGCATGGTGGGCATTAAGGCGGATGTGACGATCAGCAGCGCGCTGAGCAAAGATGAACTGCGCACCATCGTGCATGAATCGCGCTCGCAAATCTCCCGCCGCAATCAGGATATGCTGCTGTCGGTGCTGGATCTGGAAAAGGTCAGCGTTGACGACATTATGGTGCCGCGCAACGAGATCGTCGGTATCGACATCAACGACGACTGGAAAGCCATTGTCCGCCAGCTGACCCACTCCCCGCATGGCCGCATCGTGTTGTACCGTGATTCGCTGGACGACACCATCAGCATGCTGCGCGTGCGTGAAGCCTATCGTCTGATGACCGAGAAAAAAGAGTTCACCAAAGAGGTGATGCTGCGGGCAGCGGATGAGATTTACTACATTCCGGAAGGCACCCCGCTCAGTACCCAACTGGTCAAATTCCAGCGCAATAAAAAGAAAGTGGGTCTGGTGGTCGATGAGTATGGTGATATCCAGGGGCTGGTGACGGTGGAGGATATTCTGGAGGAGATTGTAGGCGACTTTACCACCTCCATGTCCCCTTCCCTCGCCGAAGAGGTCACGCCGCAAAACGACGGCTCGGTGCTGATTGACGGCAGCGCGAACGTCCGTGAACTCAACAAAGCCTTTAACTGGCAAATGCCGGAAGCGGAAGCCCGTACCATTAACGGTATGATTCTGGAAGCGCTGGAGGAGATCCCGGCGTCGGGTACGCGGGTGCGTATCGGCCAGTACGATATTGATATCCTTGACGTGCAGGACAATATGATTAAGCAGGTGAAAGTATTGCCGGTGAAACCGCTCAGGGAGAGCGTCGCGGAGTAAGTCGTTGTAGGCCGGGTCAGGCGAAGCCGCCGCCCGGCACTACGGGAGGCCAGTTAAGCCTTAGCTTTCGCCACGGAGACCATCGCCGCGCGAATGGTACGACCGTTCAGGGTATAGCCTTTCTGCATCACCATCAGCACGTTACCAGCAGCAACGTCCTCAGACTCCACCATCGCAATGGCCTGATGCACGTTCGGATCCATCGGCACGTTGGTGTCGGCAACCACTTCGACGCCAAACTTCTTCACCACGTCCAGCATGGATTTTAGCGTCAGCTCGATACCTTCAACCATCGGGGCCATGTCCGGGTTCGCTTTATCCGCCACTTCCAGCGCGCGATCCAGGCTGTCGATAACCGGCAGCAGTTCGTTGACGAACTTCTCCAGCGCAAATTTATGCGCCTTTTCAACGTCCAGCTCGGTACGGCGACGCAGGTTTTCCATTTCCGCTTTGATACGCAGGATGCCATCGCGCTCGCGGTTCTGGGCTTCAGTGACCTGAGCTTCCAGATTCGCAATTTTTTCATCGCGCGGATCCACCTGCTCAGCACCGGCCTCAGGCTCTGCAGCCTCAACCTCTTCGTGCTGCTCCGTGATAATTTCTTCCGGGGCTTGCCCCTCAGGCGTTTTCTGTTCTTTACTACTCATGAATTTCTCCGCGTTTTTCTGCATTCAACTCGCTAACTTCGCTTATTATGGGGATCAGTTTCCGGGATTCAAGGGAACAAGCCACATTGTCATCATTCATTCGCACAAGGACCTTCAGAAAATGAGCAACCATTTCAAGTGTATTGGGATTGTCGGTCATCCACGTCACCCTACTGCGTTGACGACACATGAAATGCTGTATCGCTGGCTGTGTGCGAAAAATTACGATGTGATTGTTGAACAACAGATTGCTCAGGAACTGCAGCTTACCAATGTAAAGACCGGCACGCTGGCGGAAATCGGTCAGCAGGCCGACCTGGCGGTGGTGGTCGGGGGCGACGGCAACATGCTCGGCGCCGCGCGTACCCTTGCCCGTTACGATATTAAAGTCATTGGCATCAACCGTGGCAACCTGGGCTTTTTAACCGACCTCGACCCGGATAACGCCCAGCAGCAGCTCGCCGACGTGCTGGAAGGCCACTACATCAGTGAAAAACGCTTTTTACTGGAAGCGCAGGTGTGCCAGCAGGATTGCCAGAAACGGATCAGCACCGCCATTAACGAAGTGGTGCTGCACCCGGGAAAAGTGGCGCACATGATTGAGTTCGAAGTCTATATCGACGAAATCTTTGCCTTCTCGCAGCGCTCCGATGGGCTGATTATTTCTACCCCTACCGGATCCACGGCCTACTCGCTTTCTGCGGGCGGCCCGATCCTGACTCCGTCGCTGGATGCCATCACGCTGGTGCCGATGTTCCCGCATACCCTCTCGGCCCGCCCGCTGGTCATCAACAGCAGCAGCACCATCCGTCTGCGCTTCTCGCACCGCCGTAACGACCTGGAGATCAGCTGCGACAGCCAAATCGCGCTGCCGATCCAGGAAGGTGAGGATGTGCTAATCCGCCGCTGCGATTATCACCTCAATCTGATCCACCCGAAAGACTACAGCTATTTCAACACATTAAGCTCCAAGCTCGGCTGGTCGAAAAAATTGTTCTGAAATAGCATCCAGCACTTTACTGTATAAAAAACCAGTTTATACTGTACACAAACACAGTTATGGTTTTTCATACAGGAAAACGTTTATGCTGGCACAACTGACCATCAGCAACTTCGCCATCGTTCGTGAGCTCGAAATTGATTTCAACAGCGGAATGACAGCTATCACCGGGGAAACCGGTGCCGGTAAATCTATTGCGATTGATGCGCTCGGGCTGTGCCTTGGCGGTCGTGCCGACGGCGACATGGTTCGCGCTGGCGCCAGCCGCGCCGATCTCTGTGCCCGTTTCTCCCTGAAAGATACCCCTGCCGCCCTGCGCTGGCTTGAGGAGAACCAACTCGAAGATGGGCGTGAGTGCTTACTTCGCCGCGTCCTCAATAGCGACGGCCGCTCCCGTGGCTTTATCAACGGTACCGCGGTACCGTTGTCCCAGCTGCGCGAACTGGGCCAGCTGTTGATCCAAATCCACGGGCAGCACGCCCATCAACAGCTTATCAAGCCTGAACAGCAGAAGTCCTTACTCGACGGCTATGCCGGTGAATCCGACCTTATGCAGCTTATGGCGGCGCACTATCGTCAGTGGCATCAAAGCTGCCGTGAGCTGGCGCTGCATCAGCAGCAGAGCCAGGAACGCGCGGCCCGCGCCGAACTGCTGGCGTATCAGCTGAAAGAGCTAAACGAGTTCAGCCCGCAGCCGGGCGAGTTTGAGCAGATTGACGAAGAGTACAAACGCCTCGCCAACAGCGGCCAGCTGCTTTCCACCAGCCAGCAGGCGCTGAACCTCATGGCCGACGGCGAGGATGTGAATCTGCAAAGTCAGCTCTATACCGTGCGCCAGTTAGTCACCGAGCTGGCAGGCATGGACAGCAAAGTGTCCGGCATGCTGGATATGCTGGAAGAGGCAGCGATTCAGATCTCCGAAGCCAGTGACGAGCTGCGCCACTACTGCGAGCGGCTGGATCTCGATCCTAACCGCCTGTTTGAGCTGGAACAGCGCATTTCGCGCCAAATTTCCCTGGCGCGTAAGCACCACGTTTCACCGGAAGAGCTAC
This Leclercia sp. S52 DNA region includes the following protein-coding sequences:
- the grpE gene encoding nucleotide exchange factor GrpE, encoding MSSKEQKTPEGQAPEEIITEQHEEVEAAEPEAGAEQVDPRDEKIANLEAQVTEAQNRERDGILRIKAEMENLRRRTELDVEKAHKFALEKFVNELLPVIDSLDRALEVADKANPDMAPMVEGIELTLKSMLDVVKKFGVEVVADTNVPMDPNVHQAIAMVESEDVAAGNVLMVMQKGYTLNGRTIRAAMVSVAKAKA
- the nadK gene encoding NAD(+) kinase, translated to MSNHFKCIGIVGHPRHPTALTTHEMLYRWLCAKNYDVIVEQQIAQELQLTNVKTGTLAEIGQQADLAVVVGGDGNMLGAARTLARYDIKVIGINRGNLGFLTDLDPDNAQQQLADVLEGHYISEKRFLLEAQVCQQDCQKRISTAINEVVLHPGKVAHMIEFEVYIDEIFAFSQRSDGLIISTPTGSTAYSLSAGGPILTPSLDAITLVPMFPHTLSARPLVINSSSTIRLRFSHRRNDLEISCDSQIALPIQEGEDVLIRRCDYHLNLIHPKDYSYFNTLSSKLGWSKKLF
- a CDS encoding HlyC/CorC family transporter; protein product: MEHISTTTLIITLIVMVVISAYFSGSETGMMTLNRYRLRHRAKQGNRAARRVEKLLRKPDRLISLVLIGNNLVNILASALGTIVGMRLYGNAGVAIATGVLTFVVLVFAEVLPKTVAALYPEKVAYPSSFLLAPLLILMMPLVWLLNGVTRVLMRMVGIKADVTISSALSKDELRTIVHESRSQISRRNQDMLLSVLDLEKVSVDDIMVPRNEIVGIDINDDWKAIVRQLTHSPHGRIVLYRDSLDDTISMLRVREAYRLMTEKKEFTKEVMLRAADEIYYIPEGTPLSTQLVKFQRNKKKVGLVVDEYGDIQGLVTVEDILEEIVGDFTTSMSPSLAEEVTPQNDGSVLIDGSANVRELNKAFNWQMPEAEARTINGMILEALEEIPASGTRVRIGQYDIDILDVQDNMIKQVKVLPVKPLRESVAE
- the recN gene encoding DNA repair protein RecN, with the translated sequence MLAQLTISNFAIVRELEIDFNSGMTAITGETGAGKSIAIDALGLCLGGRADGDMVRAGASRADLCARFSLKDTPAALRWLEENQLEDGRECLLRRVLNSDGRSRGFINGTAVPLSQLRELGQLLIQIHGQHAHQQLIKPEQQKSLLDGYAGESDLMQLMAAHYRQWHQSCRELALHQQQSQERAARAELLAYQLKELNEFSPQPGEFEQIDEEYKRLANSGQLLSTSQQALNLMADGEDVNLQSQLYTVRQLVTELAGMDSKVSGMLDMLEEAAIQISEASDELRHYCERLDLDPNRLFELEQRISRQISLARKHHVSPEELPAFHQSLLDEQHQLDDQADSLETLSLAVSVHHQQAMQTATQLHNVRQRYAQELSQHITESMHLLSMPHGVFTIDVKFEDNHLTAEGADRIEFRVTTNPGQPLQAISRVASGGELSRIALAIQVITAKKMETPALIFDEVDVGISGPTAAVVGKLLRQLGESTQVMCVTHLPQVAGCGHHHFFVSKETDGEMTETHMQPLDKRARLQELARLLGGSEVTRNTLANAKELLAA